The sequence below is a genomic window from Streptomyces sp. NBC_00289.
GCGCCGTGCGGCGACATGGGGATGCCTCCGTAAGAGTGGGAATGACCGCATATGTAGTCCGGCCGCTGTCGGCCACGCCCCACCGATGTGACAGGTGCGCGACTAGGAGCAGCCCTCGCCCGCCCAGGTCGTTGGCACCTGCGCGTCGTCGCTTGGCAGGGGTGGTGCTTCCGTCCGTGACCTCGATCCGGAGCTGGTGGTTGCCGTACAGCACCCGCAGACCCACAGCCCCAGAGCCGTGACTGATCGCGTTGGTCACCAACTCTGAGACGACAAGCTGGGCGTCTTCTGCCGGGGCGTCCGGCAGGGCCCACTGCCTCAGCACGGCCGCTGTGGTGCCTCGTGCTTGAGCGACGTGAATACTCGCCGGCGCCATGACCATCTCGAAGGCACGGGATGCCAGTGGAGACACGGCCGGCGCGCTGCTGGCGGCGGTGGGGCCGCCGTCAGTCATCCAGGGTTGGGGAAGCGTTGCTGCCCGGTGCGTGGTCATGTGCCCATCGCACCGTGGTGTCGTGATCCGGAACAGGGGAAACCTGAGGGGGAAAACTTTGTCAAGGGGGGAAAACGAGGGGGGAGTTGGGGTCAGGATTGGATTCCCCACCGATAGAGGTCACACTCATGGCAGCAGATCCGTTCGCCGAACTACTCCGTCAGCTGCGCCGTAACGCGGACCGATCGCAGGATGAGCAGGCGGATGCGATCAACGCGGCCTCGGGCCGGGCGACGGTGACCCGCCGAGAGGTCAGTCGGTACGAGAACGGTGAGAACGTCCCTACGAACCACACACTTGGGCACATTGCTGTGGCCTGCGGCGTTCCGTTGGAGCCGCTCCTGCGGGAGGCCAAGGCCGCCCGAGCCAGGCGGAGGAAGAAGGACGACGCTGAAGGGGAGGACCTGGACGACGTGAAGCGCCGAACGCTGCTGGGAGGCGCCGTCGTCGGCGCTGCTGCCGCTGCCGAGCCTTGGGGCCGACTCGCCTACGCGCTCAGCAAGGGAGCCAGGATCGACCCCGAGTCCGCGTCGGTGCTCATCGATCACGCGGCCGAGTTGCACATGGACGAGCTGAGTGAAAGCGCACGCAGTTTGCAGAACCGGGTCGAGTCTCACCTCGACGCGATCACGGCGGCCCTTCCGCGCGCTGGCGGCCACGAGCGAGCGCTGACCATCGCGGCGGGGGAAACCGCGGCCCTTGCCGGATGGGTCGCCTGGGACCTGGGGGAACACGATAAGGCTGCTGCCTATTACCGGGTGACCTCGGAGTGCGCGAAGGAGGCCGGGCACCCGCCCTTGCGCGCCCTGGCGCTTGGCTACGCGAGCTACGGTGCCGCTACCCCGGGTAAGGCGCTGGAGATGCTGTCACAGGCGGCTCAGGATGTGCGGGGGCATGGCAATGCGACCGCTGCGGCGTGGGCATTGGGACGGTACGCGGAGGAAGCGGCTCAATCAGCTGACGAAGCCGGCGCTCTCCGGGCCTTGGAGCAGGCGAGATTCGCGTATGACTTCGCGGATCACACGAACGAGCAGGCGTGGGTCCGCTTCGTGACGCCGTACCGGATGGACTCACTGGCGCTTTCGGTATACGGCGAACTCAAGCGCCAAGAACTGACGGTCACAGCCGACTCCGCGGTCGAGCGCCTCGGTGAGGAACTGCCTGACTCTGGAGTGGTGGTCCTCGGTGACCTGGCGTCGGCACTTCTGCACGGCGGCGACGTAGACCGTGGGGTCTACGTCGCGCGCCAGTTCGCCGCAGCAGCGGAGTCAAAGCCGAACACCATGGGACGTCAGCGAGCGCAGAGCATCGCTGCCTGGCTCCCCGACACGGAGCGCGACCTGGCCGGCCACTTGCTGGCGTTCGCGTCGTGAGCCATCCGGCGAGCAGGCTCGGTGACGGTGAGACGCCGGGTGGCGTGCCCTACTGCGGGTGAGTCTCCTCGACCACCCAGGACAGGTACGCCTCCGATCCTCCGGTCACGGGCAGCGTGACCCACTGGGGGACGTCATACGGATGCTTCTCGTGCAGCCACGCCTGCAGTGCCGGGAGACGGTCCGTTGAAGTCATGTACGAGATCCGCCACTCCTGCGCCGTCTCGACCTTCCCCTTCCACCAGTAGAAGGCGGTGATAGGCGCATCGATGTGAACGCCCGCTGCCAGCTTGCTCTCGACCGCACCCCGAGCCAGCGCCTTCGCCTGATCCTCGTTGTCACTGGTCGTCTGCGCGATCACAATCTCGTGGGCCATGCATCTACCTCTCCAGCTCGGGTACCGCGACCCTACCCAGCCCTTCAGCGCACGCCGACAGTCGGTCGCTACCGGTCAAGATGGGCGGGACTCACCCACCGGCCTGGATCAGTCAGTTGGCAACCCGTCTTCCAGGGTGGCGCGTCGTTTTCGGCAGCACGGTGAAGGTCCTCGTGTCGACGAGACACGGGCAGCGACTTCATGACGAAGGTGCCGGCATGCCTTGCGCCTCAACGCCCCCGTGAAAGAAGGGCTCCACGCAGCTGTCGGCATGCATTCGCCGACGGCAGACAAGAAAGAACTCCAAAGGACTGGAAACCTCCGCCGGGAGCATGTCAACGTGCAACGTCCCGGAAATGACCAGGTCAGAAGTACCGCCCACACCGGGCTCCTTCTGGCGTGGTCCCTTGCTAGGAGTTTGGTCTGTCTGATTCCGCTATTTGCTCCCCTGACTGCCCTTCCCCTGTCCTCTTCGTGCTCGACGCACTGAGCGCTTGGTCCGGCCACGGCCGGTGACCACGGCACCGTGTCCACTGGGCTGGGCGTTTGCGCCGTGGTAATCGTCACGGACGGCGCGACCCCTGCGCTGCGCTCATACCGGTTGGCTTCCTAGCTGAAGCGAGCGCACGAGCAACCGGACTCTGGCGATGTGGCCCGCAACATAGACCACGATCGCCGGTTAGCCAAACCGGCGATCGTCGCGACCATTGAGGAGTTCGCAGCGGCTGCGCTTGGCGGTGGAGCTGTGCGGATGCGGTGAACTTCCATGCCAACGCTCAACCGAGTCAGCTCTGTTGTGCCGCCCAGCGGCTGGCGACTCGTTCAAATCTTCAGGGGAAAAATGGCTCGCCCTCCTGCGCTCAAACTCGCCGAGGTCCTGGCGGAAATCCGAATGAGCCCGTCAGCGTTCTACCGCTTGCGCGCTCGCGGTCAAGCACCCCGAATGATCAAACTTCCGAATGGTGAACTCCGCTGCCGCCGCGTCGATCTAGACGCGTGGTGGGAAGCGTGTGAGAGGGATACGCCTGAATGGCGATGAGTTACAGAGTTCGATTTTGGGACACACGCGAGCGGCCAGACCGTCGCAAGGGGTTCGAGGTTCGATGGACGGTCAATGGGCGGGAGAAATCCGAGTCCTTTCTCACGAAGGGGCTTGCGGAGAGCCGACGTTCCAAACTCGTGACTGCCGCGCGCGACGGCGAGCCGTTCGACACAAGGACGGGCCTGCCGGCCTCCGAGCTCCGGGCCCTGAAACAGCGCACCACCTGGTATGTCCTGGCGCAGGAGTACATCGAGCAGCGTTGGGACCGTACGCCGGGAAACACACGTCGAACGCTTGCCGACGCTCTCGCGACCATCACTCCAGCCTTCGTCGAGCCAGAGCACATGTCCCGGGCACCTCATGAACTGCGGAGGGCGCTTTATTCATGGGCTTTCAACAAAAAAGCCTGGGAGGAGGATCCACCCGAGGAGTGGCAGGCAGCACTGGATTGGCTGCAGCGCCATTCGCTGCCCGTGAGCGAGTTGGCGGAGCCCGATGTTCTGCGCCGGGGACTCGACGCTCTGTGCCGCAAGGTTGATGGGGCAGCCGCTGCAGCGAAGACGGTGAAGCGCAAGAAAGCTGCCGTCAACGAGGTGTTCGGGGTCGCAGTGGAACGTGGGTACTTCACCCAGAACCCGCTGAGCGGCTTGCGGTGGTCTGCGCCGGAAGTTGCCGACGAAGTCGATCCGGACTGCATGCCCAATCCGGCGCAGGTGGGCCGCCTGCTTGCTGCGGTCAGGGCGCTGCCCGGTCGAGGCCCACACCTGTACGCCTTTTTCGGGTGTATGTACTACGCCGCGATGCGTCCTGCTGAGGTTATTCACTTGCAGAAGTCTCAGTGCCGACTGCCAGCGAGCGGATGGGGGCTCCTCAATCTGAAGGGCGGGGTGGTCACGGCGGGGAAGGGGTGGACGAATGACGGTGCCGTTCACGAGGTCCACTCACTGAAGCGACGGGCGGCCAAGGCGACGAGGCCCGTGCCAATCCCGCCTGTGCTGGTGCGCATGCTGCGCGAGCACATAGAGAGTTTTGGTGTCGCGCCCGATGGACGTCTGTTCCGCAATGCAGCGGGAAACTACGTCGATCCTTCCGCGTACGGCATCACATGGGGACGTGCGCGTGAGGCCGCACTGACTCTCGATGAACACGCCCTTGAGCTTGCGAAACGCCCCTACGACCTGCGCCATGCAGGAATATCATTCTGGCTTGCCTCCGGTGTCGACCCGGCAGAGTGCGCGCGCCGCGCCGGACAAAGCATCCAGGTTCTCTTCCGCTACTACGCCAAGTTTCTGGCCGAGGCACGGAACCATGCCAACAGCCTGATCGAGGAGTCGATGCGAAGGTGGGAGGGGCGGGACGGCAGTGCAGAGGACGCATGAACCGGGACTTGGCCCGGAAATGCCCCGGAACAGCTGGTCAGAGGTGGGATAGCAGTGGGACATATCAGGAGTTACTCTGCACTTCACCCCGTGGCTTAGATGCACGCCGGGAAGGGCGCCTGTCAGGTGAAATGCCTGGTCAGGCGCCCTTTTTTGGCGTCTAGAAGAAGCCCAGTTTCTTCGGCGAGTACGACACGAGAAGGTTCTTCGTCTGCTGGTAGTGCTCCAACATCATCTTGTGCGTCTCCCGGCCGATCCCCGACTGCTTGTATCCGCCGAACGCTGCGTGCGCCGGGTAGGCGTGGTAGCAGTTCGTCCAGACGCGGCCCGCCTGGATCGCGCGGCCCGCGCGGTACGCGGTGTTCATGTCGCGGGTCCACACGCCCGCCCCGAGGCCGTAGAGCGTGTCGTTGGCGATCTTGATGGCGTCGTCGAAGTCGTCGAAAGACGTCACCGAGACCACCGGGCCGAAGATCTCCTCCTGGAAGATCCGCATGCGGTTGTCGCCCTCGAAGATGGTCGGCTGGACGTAGTAGCCGCCCTTCAACTCACCGTCGTGCTCGATGCGTTCGCCACCGGTCAGGACCCTCGCGCCTTCCTGGCGGCCGACGTCCAGGTAGGAGAGGATCTTCTCCAGCTGGTCGTTGGAGGCCTGCGCGCCGATCATCGTGTCGGTGTCGAGCGGGTGCCCGGGCCTGATCAGCTCCGTGCGGGCGACCGCCGCCTCGAGGAACTCGGCGTAGTGGCCCCGCTGGACGAGAGCCCGGGACGGGCAGGTGCACACCTCGCCCTGGTTGAGGGCGAACATGGTGAAGCCCTCGAGCGCCTTGTCGCGGAAGTCGTCGTTCTGCGCCCACACGTCGTCGAAGAAGATGTTCGGCGACTTGCCGCCGAGTTCGAGGGTGACCGGCTTGATGTTCTCCGAGGCGTACTGCATGATCAGCCGCCCCGTGGTGGTCTCGCCCGTGAACGCCACCTTCGCCACCCGCGGACTGGACGCCAGCGGCTTTCCGGCCTCCACCCCGAAACCGTTGACGATGTTCACCACGCCCGGCGGCAGCAGATCCGCGATCAGGCTCATCCAGTAGTGGAGGGAGGCCGGGGTCTGCTCGGCGGGCTTGATGACGACCGCGTTGCCCGCGGCCAGCGCCGGTGCGAGCTTCCATGTGGCCATGAGAATGGGGAAGTTCCACGGGATGATCTGCGCGACGACGCCCAGCGGCTCGTGGAAGTGGTACGCCACCGTGTCGTCGTCGACCTCGCCGAGGGAACCCTCCTGCGCCCTGATCACCCCCGCGAAGTAGCGGAAGT
It includes:
- a CDS encoding ATP-binding protein encodes the protein MTTHRAATLPQPWMTDGGPTAASSAPAVSPLASRAFEMVMAPASIHVAQARGTTAAVLRQWALPDAPAEDAQLVVSELVTNAISHGSGAVGLRVLYGNHQLRIEVTDGSTTPAKRRRAGANDLGGRGLLLVAHLSHRWGVADSGRTTYAVIPTLTEASPCRRTAQPTLDPTW
- a CDS encoding helix-turn-helix domain-containing protein — translated: MAADPFAELLRQLRRNADRSQDEQADAINAASGRATVTRREVSRYENGENVPTNHTLGHIAVACGVPLEPLLREAKAARARRRKKDDAEGEDLDDVKRRTLLGGAVVGAAAAAEPWGRLAYALSKGARIDPESASVLIDHAAELHMDELSESARSLQNRVESHLDAITAALPRAGGHERALTIAAGETAALAGWVAWDLGEHDKAAAYYRVTSECAKEAGHPPLRALALGYASYGAATPGKALEMLSQAAQDVRGHGNATAAAWALGRYAEEAAQSADEAGALRALEQARFAYDFADHTNEQAWVRFVTPYRMDSLALSVYGELKRQELTVTADSAVERLGEELPDSGVVVLGDLASALLHGGDVDRGVYVARQFAAAAESKPNTMGRQRAQSIAAWLPDTERDLAGHLLAFAS
- the cutA gene encoding divalent-cation tolerance protein CutA; protein product: MAHEIVIAQTTSDNEDQAKALARGAVESKLAAGVHIDAPITAFYWWKGKVETAQEWRISYMTSTDRLPALQAWLHEKHPYDVPQWVTLPVTGGSEAYLSWVVEETHPQ
- a CDS encoding AlpA family transcriptional regulator: MARPPALKLAEVLAEIRMSPSAFYRLRARGQAPRMIKLPNGELRCRRVDLDAWWEACERDTPEWR
- a CDS encoding tyrosine-type recombinase/integrase, which produces MAMSYRVRFWDTRERPDRRKGFEVRWTVNGREKSESFLTKGLAESRRSKLVTAARDGEPFDTRTGLPASELRALKQRTTWYVLAQEYIEQRWDRTPGNTRRTLADALATITPAFVEPEHMSRAPHELRRALYSWAFNKKAWEEDPPEEWQAALDWLQRHSLPVSELAEPDVLRRGLDALCRKVDGAAAAAKTVKRKKAAVNEVFGVAVERGYFTQNPLSGLRWSAPEVADEVDPDCMPNPAQVGRLLAAVRALPGRGPHLYAFFGCMYYAAMRPAEVIHLQKSQCRLPASGWGLLNLKGGVVTAGKGWTNDGAVHEVHSLKRRAAKATRPVPIPPVLVRMLREHIESFGVAPDGRLFRNAAGNYVDPSAYGITWGRAREAALTLDEHALELAKRPYDLRHAGISFWLASGVDPAECARRAGQSIQVLFRYYAKFLAEARNHANSLIEESMRRWEGRDGSAEDA
- a CDS encoding aldehyde dehydrogenase family protein is translated as MTRYAAPGTEGAIVSYQARYDHFIGGEYVPPARGQYFENPSPVNGQPFTEIARGTAEDVERALDAAHAAAPAWGRTSVTERSDILLKIADRMAAHLEPLAVAESWENGKPVRETLAADIPLAIDHFRYFAGVIRAQEGSLGEVDDDTVAYHFHEPLGVVAQIIPWNFPILMATWKLAPALAAGNAVVIKPAEQTPASLHYWMSLIADLLPPGVVNIVNGFGVEAGKPLASSPRVAKVAFTGETTTGRLIMQYASENIKPVTLELGGKSPNIFFDDVWAQNDDFRDKALEGFTMFALNQGEVCTCPSRALVQRGHYAEFLEAAVARTELIRPGHPLDTDTMIGAQASNDQLEKILSYLDVGRQEGARVLTGGERIEHDGELKGGYYVQPTIFEGDNRMRIFQEEIFGPVVSVTSFDDFDDAIKIANDTLYGLGAGVWTRDMNTAYRAGRAIQAGRVWTNCYHAYPAHAAFGGYKQSGIGRETHKMMLEHYQQTKNLLVSYSPKKLGFF